The Candidatus Paceibacterota bacterium DNA window TTTTGGGCAAAAAAGTTTACGGAGACATTAAAAAAGAAATGGGCGTGCATCGTCTCGTAAGAGTGTCTCCTTTTTCCGCGAAAAATTTGCGTCATACTTCTTTTGCGCTTGTTGAAATTTTGCCCAGGGAAGTGGAGCGGCAGGAAATAGAAATAAGGCCGGAAGATCTAGAAGTGGATTTCGCGCGTTCGTCGGGACCAGGAGGCCAGAACGTAAATAAAAGGGAAACGGCGGTGCGACTAAAACATAAACCTACCGGATTAAACGTTCATGTTGACTCGGAACGGTCTCAGCAAAGGAACAGAGACAGGGCGGAGGAGCTCTTGCGTTCAAAATTGTTCAGCCTTTACCAAAAATACAAAAAAGAAGAAATAGACGCGCTTAAAATTACCGGCAAAATGGAACCGGAATGGGGGAACCAGATACGTTCGTATGTTTTTCATCCGTACAAATTGGTAAAAGATCACAGAACTGCCGTGGAAACGGTAAAAGTTGACGAAGTCTTGGCCGGAAATTTGGAAGAATTTATAGAGGCGGAGAAAAATCTGCCGTAAAATACAATCCATGATTTATTTTAATAATGTTTCAAAAGTTTATTCCGATACTTCAACAGCTCTTCAAGACGTGGATTTTTCGATTGAAGAAGGAGAATTTGTTTCAATTGTCGGACAATCCGGCGCCGGAAAAACCACTCTGATTAAACTTTTTTTGGCGGAAGAAAGGCCGACTGCCGGAAAAATATTTCTTGATTCTTTAGATATCCATTCTCTTCCAAGGGGAGACCTCCATGTATTAAGAAGAAGAATAGGAACTGTATTTCAGGAATTCCGCCTTCTTCCCACAAAAACCGCTTATGAAAACGTAGCTTTTGCCATGCAGGCCGCGGGGAAAACCGAAGAGGAAATAAGAAAAGATGTTCCTCAGGTTTTGGAAGTTGTCGGTCTTGTTGAAAAAAGTTTTCATTTTCCGAGCGAACTTTCCGGGGGCGAAAAACAGAGAATAGCGATAGCGCGCGCCATCATAAACAGGCCGGACGTGATTGTGGCGGACGAACCGACCGGGAACCTGGACCCTTTGAATGTTCAGGAAATCATAGAGCTTCTTAAAAAAATAAATGAACTTGGAACTACCGTGATTTTAACCACTCACAATAAGGATATAATCAATTCGCTTAGCCGCAGAGTTATCACGCTTGAAAAAGGCCGCGTGGTGCGGGATGATAAAAAGGGCAGATATGTATTATAAATTTCTGTAAATATGCTTTGGGTAAACATAAAAAGAGTTGCGAAAGCGGGGCTCACTAATTTCTGGAGAAATGGCTGGGTATCCTTGGCGACGATTTTGGTAATGGTCATAACCCTTTCGGTTTTCGGTTCTTTGATCATAGCAAAGGCGACCCTTACTACTGTTTTGGACAGGCTTCAGGATAAGGTTGACATTACCGTGTATTTCAAAACGGGGGCTTCGGAAGAAGATATTATTTCGTTAAAAAATTCTCTTGCGGATTTGAATGAAGTAAAAGACGTTGAGTATGTTTCTTGCGAAGCGGCGCTTGCGGCTTTTCAGCAGAGGCACGCCGATAACAGTTTGATAATCCAGTCGCTTGAAGAAATAGACGGCAATCCGCTTGGGGCCAGTTTGAACATAAAAGCAAAAAATCCTTCTCAATACGAAAGCATCGCCAAATTTTTGGAATCGGGAACGCCGGCGCAGGAAGGAGTTTTTTCTGCCATAGACAAAGTCAATTACCACCAGAACAGGTTGGTGATAGACAGGATGGCGAATATTTTGCAGACATCGCGAAACCTTGGTTCCGGACTTAGTTTGGCGCTCGCGTTTGTGGCGCTTTTGGTTACTTTTAATACCATACGGCTTGCGATTTACACGAACAGCGAGGAGATAAAAGTAATGCGCCTTGTCGGCGCTTCAAATAAATATATCAGGAGCCCTTTTGTGGTTGAAGGGACTCTTTACGGAGTTTTTGCCAGTATAATTTCCATGGCTCTTTTTTATCCGCTTACTTTGTGGTTGGGTCCTATGTCTGAAAGGTTTTTGGGCGATATCAATATTTTTACTTATTATGTTTCCAATTTTTTTGAAATTTTTGCCGTTCTTCTTATTGTGGGTGTTTCTTTGGGGGTGGTTTCAAGCTGGATCGCTACGAGAAGATATTTAGGGGTGTAATAAATTTTTACAAAAAATCATACCAATCCGGAACCTTTAGGGTTTCCGGATTTTTTCCATCCCAGGAAATTTCTCCCCGTAAAATAAGATCGGTTATAAATGATTGCCAGGCGTGTTCTATTTTGTTGGTTTTCGCGGCTAGCGTTTCAGCAGTATCGCTTTCTTCCACCAAAACCGGGAAACGGAAAAAAATCGGTCCTTTGTCGTATTCTTCGTTTACAAAGTGCATGGAGACCGCCGATTCTTTTATTTCACCTTTTTTAAACGCTTCAATTACGGCTTCGTGCACGAAATGCCCGTACATTCCAGGACCTCCGAATCGCGGCAATGGCCCGGGGTGTATGTTTATTGTTTTTGCCGGCGGCAGACCAAGCGCAAGCTTGAGCCATCCGGAAAGCGACACCCATTCGGCTTCATATTTTTCAAGAATTTTTTTGTATTCTTCGCTCGTCCACGGACCTTTAAACAGCTCAAAAGGGATTTTCCATTTTTCCGATTTTTGGCGGACTCCGCCGTTTTCATGATTTGACACGACAGCGACTATTTCCGCGTTCAGAATTCCTGTTTTTGAATTTTTAACGAGTTCTTCAAAACCCGAGCCGCCTCCGTCTTTTGTTCCCGAAGCAAAGATTATAAGTTTTGGTTTGAGCATATTGAAAAAATACAGCAAAAATCGGCGGCTTGCAATTAAAACAAGGTGTGTTAATTTATACCCAGAAAAAGAACTTTGACTTGGTATATTAAATTCTTGGGATTTTCCGAAAAGGAGGTAGTATATGGCGAAGAATCAGATTGTTGAATTGAACAAGGCGATTGCCGTTTCGGGAAAAAAGCTGGCGAAACTGAAAAAGGCGGAAGTAACGGCGCGGAAAACGTGGACAAGAGAATATCGCAGGTTTTTGAAAGCCGCCGAAGGGCTGGCTAATTTGAAGAAAAGGAAAACGAAAAAGCGCGGAACTCTTGTGAATATCGTGAAGGATTGGCGGGAGAAAAGTTTCGCTTTGACAAAAGCGCGAGATGAAGCGCGGCAATCCATGGCGGAAGAAGAAAGGAATTTCCACATGCTTGAAACAAAGCGCCAGATTTTTATCGCCCGACACGAAGAAAGGGTAAAAGCGGACGACGAACTGGTAAAACAAACTTTTGCTTTGAGCTGTGCGGTGGCGCGCGCCCTGGACGAAAGGAATTCGTATCTTAATTCCCGTGTTTTCCCGAAGCTTGTCGGAAAAGAAGGAAATCTTAAGTCTCAAATTACTATTGATAGTTCTGACGGGCTCCGGCGAGTTGTTGCCATGGTCAATGCCATTAGTAGGATTGATGTGGATTTGGCTGCTCGGGCGAAAGAAAAGATTGAAGAGTTTTTCAGCAGATTCCAGGAACAAGTGAAGATGGATTCGGTGGCGCAAATGTTTTACGAGTTAACACGGAAGATTTTGGTGGAAAAAACCAGTTTTCAAATAGGCCCGGATTTGTACAGATTTTTAAGTCTGGATATTGACCAGCAATCTTTTCCCGGACTCAAAGAAGCTCAGGAGCTTCTGATTAACGGATTAAGAAGCGAGAAATCTTCTTCTTATGTTCGGCTTTATGAAAGAGAAGGGCGGAATAATCCATGGAAACGGTTGAATGTTGGAGGATAAATTATCTATGCCTTATTTTGAACTGATTTTGTGCAGAGCCAGTGGGGAAAAAAGAGCCAAGGATCTTATTATACAAGGAATTCCAGCAGAATCCGAAAATGTGCTCAGAGCTTTTTTCCAGCGAGTTAGAAAGAAAGGAGGGTTCAATCGCAAAAGGATAAAGGAAATTCATCCGTTTTCCGATGAAGAAAAATGAGAAGTTTGATGAATTATTTGCCCCGATATGATGTCGGGGCAATTTTTATTGCAATAACGCGTTTTGGGTAGTATCTTGAAATATATCATTCCGGGATCGCCCGCCTAGACTCGACCGTCTAGTCGAGGCGGGTCTAATGGCCCGCCTCGCGTCGGCTCGCGAGTCGAGGCAGATAGGACAAATATGTATAAAGTTTATATTTTAAAGAGTCTTACAGCAAAAAAGTCTTATGTCGGGTTAACCGTTGATTTAGATAGGAGATTGAAGGAACATAATTCGGGAAAGCATTTTTATACGCGTAGATATTTACCATGGGAAATTGTATCTTTTGAAGAACGAGAGAATTTGCTAGAAGCAAGAAAGCGTGAAAAATATTTAAAATCAGCAGCAGGCAGAAGATATTTGAAGAAATTTATATTTGGGAATATTTGAGCCTGTAATTTTTGCGGGATCGTCTAATGGTAGGACACATGCCTCTGGAGCATGGTATCTAGGTTCGAGTCCTAGTCCCGCAGTCAGCTTGAGATAGGTTCGTTCGAGTTCCTTCTCACCTGCAAGTTTTTATTAACTTGTTAATAGCTAATTTATTTATAAATAATGGAAAATTTTTTATTTTGGTGGTCTATTGTGTCTACATTTATTGGTGTAATACTTTTATGCTTTTCAATATGGCAATACAAAGATGGAAAAAACCAATCTGGTAAAATTAGGGCTCAAGTTAAAGTATGGATGGAACAAGCAAATGGTTTAAGTTTAGCATTGCAACGTATTGTTGCTGATAATTTGAGCAAAAGATATTCTACCACTAACGATGTATGTAATGCTGTATGGGCTTTGCAAATATCAGCTTTTTCTTTATATCAAAGTTTGTATGAGGAAAGATGTGTAACAGAAGAAGAATATAAAGCGAGACAAAAAAAGATTGCTGATATGGTAGAAGCAAAACAATCTGAACAGATTAAATAAAAAAATATTAATGCTTGAGGTTTAGCGAAATAATAAAATAAAAATTATTAGTAATTAAAAAAATATGAACACATCGCAAATTTATATCGCCATAGCAATCGCGGCATTGGCGATAATCGCAATTGTTCTTTTTGTGGTCAGAAAAAACAAGCCGCGCGAAAAGCTTTCCACACTTGGCGCTTTCGCGCTTCTTTTGGTTATAGCGGGGATTGTATTTGGCGATAGCCAGCCGATTGGCTATGGTCTAATGACTGTTGGCGGAATTTTGGCCGCGATTGATATTGTAAGAAAATTGAGAAAACATGAGTAATAAATACGAAGGACAAATTGAAGTTGTTGGCTCTCCAATTATCGTTAATCGCAGAGGGGAAATTTTACTTATCAAATCTTATAAATGGGGTGATAAATATCTTATTCCTGGGGGACATGCGGAAGTGGGGGAAATGATTTTTGAAACGGCAAAACGCGAGGGCGAGGAAGAGACAGGATTAAAACTTGAACCACAGTTTTGTGTGAATATCGGAGAACTAATCTATGACCCGGATTTTTACAGAAAAGCGCACCTTGTGTATTTTCATATTGTTTGCAATGCTCTTACTGATGATATAAGGCTTGACGAGAAAGAGTTGAAAGAATTTATTTGGATTGAGCCAAAAAAAGCGTTGGATTTGGCACTTACCAAGGGAGTTAAAAAGTCTTTAGAGAACTATATTAATGGAATTCGGATAGATATAAATTCTTTTGTTAACGATTAAAACTAGACGAGTGTATAAGGGTTGCTTTTTTGGCCGTTTTGTCGTATCATTACGAGTAATGAAAGGAAACAGAAAAGAAGAGGAACTTAATCAGGCTCAAGTGACACTTCTTTCGTTTTTGGAATCATATAATCAAACTATTCCAGCGAGCTTCCCTCACGCATCAGTCCCGATATTGAAAAAATTTCAAGGCGCTCATCCTACACTTTTTAAAGATACCGATTTATGGTCTGTCGCTCAGCACAGAAAAAGATTGATGGATTGGCTCTTTACTTATCGTGAGGCTATTTAATTTGAAATAAATATGAACTCGTCCAGGTCGTCTATTTGGATAGGATTGTTTTTAGGATCTATCGTCGGAAGTTATATACCCGCCCTTTGGGGAGCGGGTATATTTTCTTTTTCTTCAATAATTTTTAGCGGCATCGGCGCTATTTTGGGCATTTGGGTTGGTTTTAAACTTGGGCAATAGTAATATTAAAACATGGAGCAAGAAGAAATAGTTAAAAAATTAGATGCGCTTGAAAAAGCGATTGAGGAAAATACAAGAATCACGCGGCAGTTGCGGCTGTATTTTATCTTAATGGTTGTGATTTCCGCGGCCGTAGTTATTTTGCCGTTGATAGGACTTTTGTTCGTGCTGCCGGGTTTTTTGTCATCGTATGGCAATTTGGGTATTTAAAATTTATTTATGAAAGGGAAACTCCTTTCATAATCGGGTTATTAAAAGAATCGCTTTCGCCTTAGGTATTTTTATTATTAATTTTATAACAATGATATGGACATATTCTATTGGATTTTAGGTTTCGCTATTTTTATTATTCTTATTTCCATAAAGCAGGTAAACCAATATCAAAAAGGCGTGAAATTTATGTTCGGTAAATATACAGGAATGATGGACCCGGGTTGGCGTTTGGTTTTTCCCGTAATCCAGTCGTATCAAAAAGTGGATTTGCGCGTTAAGGCCGTTGACGTGCCGAACCAGGAGGCGATTACCAAAGACAATATTTCCGTGGGGGTAAACGCCGTTATTTATTACAAAGTTCAGGACGCGAGCAAGGCGTTTTTGGAGGTGGAGAATTTTTTCTACGCTGTTTCCCAGCTCGCGCAGACAACGATGCGGAATGTGGTGGGACAGGTTGTCTTGGACGACCTTCTTTCTCAGCGCGACAGGGTTTCGGAGAATATAAGAACCATAATAGATTTGGCGACCGATCCGTGGGGCATAAAAGTGAATAATGTGGAGCTTAAAGATATTTCTCTGCCGGAAGAAATGAAGCGCGTCATCGGAAAACAGGCCGAAGCGGAGCGTGAAAAGCGGGCGATAATTATAAAAGCCGAGGGTGAGGTTGTTGCCGCTTCAAATATGGCAAAAGC harbors:
- a CDS encoding NUDIX domain-containing protein: MSNKYEGQIEVVGSPIIVNRRGEILLIKSYKWGDKYLIPGGHAEVGEMIFETAKREGEEETGLKLEPQFCVNIGELIYDPDFYRKAHLVYFHIVCNALTDDIRLDEKELKEFIWIEPKKALDLALTKGVKKSLENYINGIRIDINSFVND
- the ftsE gene encoding cell division ATP-binding protein FtsE — protein: MIYFNNVSKVYSDTSTALQDVDFSIEEGEFVSIVGQSGAGKTTLIKLFLAEERPTAGKIFLDSLDIHSLPRGDLHVLRRRIGTVFQEFRLLPTKTAYENVAFAMQAAGKTEEEIRKDVPQVLEVVGLVEKSFHFPSELSGGEKQRIAIARAIINRPDVIVADEPTGNLDPLNVQEIIELLKKINELGTTVILTTHNKDIINSLSRRVITLEKGRVVRDDKKGRYVL
- a CDS encoding formyltransferase family protein, with product MLKPKLIIFASGTKDGGGSGFEELVKNSKTGILNAEIVAVVSNHENGGVRQKSEKWKIPFELFKGPWTSEEYKKILEKYEAEWVSLSGWLKLALGLPPAKTINIHPGPLPRFGGPGMYGHFVHEAVIEAFKKGEIKESAVSMHFVNEEYDKGPIFFRFPVLVEESDTAETLAAKTNKIEHAWQSFITDLILRGEISWDGKNPETLKVPDWYDFL
- a CDS encoding PCRF domain-containing protein, whose protein sequence is MDIESTKKKLEELESELQKPDFWSDKEKARTVLKEINALKERLSSLNKYDKGDAVASIYSGAGGEDAEDWSRILFEMYQKLAERRGWGLKILHEHRNDTGGLRNITFEILGKKVYGDIKKEMGVHRLVRVSPFSAKNLRHTSFALVEILPREVERQEIEIRPEDLEVDFARSSGPGGQNVNKRETAVRLKHKPTGLNVHVDSERSQQRNRDRAEELLRSKLFSLYQKYKKEEIDALKITGKMEPEWGNQIRSYVFHPYKLVKDHRTAVETVKVDEVLAGNLEEFIEAEKNLP
- a CDS encoding slipin family protein, which translates into the protein MDIFYWILGFAIFIILISIKQVNQYQKGVKFMFGKYTGMMDPGWRLVFPVIQSYQKVDLRVKAVDVPNQEAITKDNISVGVNAVIYYKVQDASKAFLEVENFFYAVSQLAQTTMRNVVGQVVLDDLLSQRDRVSENIRTIIDLATDPWGIKVNNVELKDISLPEEMKRVIGKQAEAEREKRAIIIKAEGEVVAASNMAKAAETLASSDGALHLRTLQSINDISSDQSNTIVFAVPLEVLRAFERYGRTSSKNENRE
- a CDS encoding GIY-YIG nuclease family protein, giving the protein MYKVYILKSLTAKKSYVGLTVDLDRRLKEHNSGKHFYTRRYLPWEIVSFEERENLLEARKREKYLKSAAGRRYLKKFIFGNI
- a CDS encoding permease-like cell division protein FtsX, which gives rise to MLWVNIKRVAKAGLTNFWRNGWVSLATILVMVITLSVFGSLIIAKATLTTVLDRLQDKVDITVYFKTGASEEDIISLKNSLADLNEVKDVEYVSCEAALAAFQQRHADNSLIIQSLEEIDGNPLGASLNIKAKNPSQYESIAKFLESGTPAQEGVFSAIDKVNYHQNRLVIDRMANILQTSRNLGSGLSLALAFVALLVTFNTIRLAIYTNSEEIKVMRLVGASNKYIRSPFVVEGTLYGVFASIISMALFYPLTLWLGPMSERFLGDINIFTYYVSNFFEIFAVLLIVGVSLGVVSSWIATRRYLGV